The following are encoded together in the Thunnus maccoyii chromosome 18, fThuMac1.1, whole genome shotgun sequence genome:
- the LOC121884151 gene encoding retinoic acid-induced protein 1 isoform X2 yields MQSFRERSGGYHSNQPCYQQEPHELSRLETYRQHPHHPHPQHPHPGPGPHPGPGPGHTRPGYEAHSLANPTSMPPAGGPGTGGGPKDCYSQQAYSGYPGNGGGNGSGNGGSAPSQAKKPYRGSKVPPPNHSQHLQGPGGYSNHMGPGNYSAQYMSEGHLQQKWEDPAQLAQYEQEMVGRMEASGTPAPGSSQYMDQNMLGHSQAQCHQPSTPSYTSPHHQPHPPNPAPSPLMYPQSHLHYPQHSPSPSPYMEKCSPMPHCYKGYNMPPNSQYSRQMSSHSNLKQGAYRSTQNSYGYQQPPSRGYEQQPPLQTMTNQEPHPKYQHYSQPQQNYCLSELSVRSPEQYYQTCSPSSSHSPARSVGRSPSYSSTPSPLMTNPESFQYGQPPMTPGAASSSSSSSAGMQDQGSSNTMLMPPRSHPSPNVPHAAPHSYTTTPQVPTMKERFSEKLLSNPSLWSLNALTSQVENISNNVQQLLLSEALVANKKASKRSSGGSNSSTGSGASSKKGEEYKSPSYPDGGGSVGGGPMQDPYSTPQHQPMPMELHEGGYSSSSDEQLERGYYYCGQGRSPAQAPNNTHISLDTASSCSMTSPDDMSTRSGDSGLHNLTPDPIRCQSGQGGDGMSTPVKSIGDERSPTSITIPSPMKQERDSPSNIQHINEPVKENFEESAWTEKSADKEEVTTEKTPDRERDSDTTKSTEKLEKWSDDEKCPALYSKVNKEVTEKNYCYGETVYQGVQSKYDPDARDSVEQSPAALSDSSHKEHFGQEMKSDAFKSESPTASESSVKTLPFISRGDLEQDRYSTEKEDSSENTSPTPQVEALDESNSDKRESRDEGDEEEGEEEEGEEEADEEEEEIQKQQQHCLSPPLSAEVSEELGEGEKVSQSSTEEHMNNRDGPEKPSGDLCSRTESQSAELHTDNEFAGAPAHPNTAAATAAADASARESAIGDTAPQPQSAMPVFSALNDKATPPAQARDHIDHSDAKVLEPDSPQLPGKSILPSAPSWADTPPSPKKGDEDMEPGISCSSAVTPLAKPEPVAPSAQPRAFGRKHARGRRRLMHSGVGIRRQLSLEREGEKEEEGAPLPTQKPCMPASKTVLFSDQMDLAHQESIVSQTPKMLTDGFRSRMCTRSFNAADLPPKVEPHVKRKPGPKPGSKPGPKPGPKPGPKPRPKPGGKPGPKPGPKPGLKPGPKPGPKPGPKPGPKPVPNAPELPLKIETPVKRKPGPKPGSKPGPKLGSKPGPKPGPKLALKPGPKPGPKPGPKPADALPPTDTIPIKAPVGRPKGSISKAKLVQQEETIQPLTVLQSRGRKSVKATVSQINHDVKPVNQEEKQANHEGKAPENEGKNMVLRSRKPSQEKLLKEKEKIIEEDILPSILTHTEIKPSDEEKEEPVTVEQTLTPIPNVVGNIDVPADPPAPLASQVPTEETEEKTLLPLKRKPSPEPSAMPVKKKRGPKPKPKPLPPQPPLLEQVVYTPKEKGVRGPKRKRGPPKKASEVTPPPKHTPSNISETDITSDVPVVPPQCPTKTKVLPPRKGRGQKYEAMVQKITSPSSKKHLPTPQVESNLNDDVTTKALSQHVLKEGEMSMIVNSTEMIEGEVKSTESRQEGGKKHEGAVRKEEVKQDREKHEVSQKALTPEEVRQGVVEEVVNKEETRKENIKPGTQQDVGADKVRSSMEAPIEVGAPGEWTQQTAAGVSTVVTKSNRTKRKRWAMVESTDASVVALEAGSLIVTTPRLAKQRAIKNNHEMHLKQRRKKRKGQAPLEETETVKETHFETAEQQQEKVEEMITPTESTVPLPISTDDITEAPQVTSTEFIQKSRRGRKPSANPTKRKRGKALLEQVPGKPMKVHKKPGPKPGMKDAIEVIEAVVRAAGCEQAEKEEREREARESENKEKQSACIVGPVVTITEKRTEMISVKRIRRKPVQQNSKLSFCPYVRINNSRDFSSWCAIVNRPEDAVIFQRRRKKGILRMKNPFTVAKVVPHAAAMLQGPLVNKNLIDRCLTCSLCGKPSNYRDLGDLCGPYYTEDGVPRKILTIEHTESLREVQKKTNDNNSSSSEEPGSSSKNEGEGSIEKEGNTEVSTQEGSSSRHHHWRYRRAERTERMGREGGPRRLTLRERFRRMKQLQAISTGASSDQEGSGSMLQRLQVEAESKEHWAHENCAIWTKGVIMVAGRLYGLKEAANNSAQMSCYKCQSVGASLSCCWRGCSHKYHYVCAKEIGCTFHEDDFSIKCPRHEDL; encoded by the exons ATGCAGTCCTTCCGTGAGCGCAGCGGTGGTTACCACAGCAACCAACCCTGCTACCAGCAGGAGCCCCATGAATTATCCCGCCTGGAGACCTACCGGCAACACCCGCATCATCCCCATCCCCAGCATCCGCATCCAGGCCCTGGTCCACATCCAGGCCCAGGCCCAGGGCACACCAGGCCAGGCTATGAGGCCCATTCTCTGGCAAACCCCACAAGCATGCCTCCAGCTGGAGGACCGGGAACTGGAGGAGGGCCCAAGGACTGTTACAGCCAGCAAGCCTATTCTGGTTACCCAGGCAATGGTGGAGGGAATGGGAGTGGAAATGGGGGCTCAGCACCCTCACAGGCAAAGAAACCCTACAGAGGAAGTAAAGTGCCCCCACCAAACCACAGTCAGCACCTGCAGGGCCCTGGAGGTTATAGTAACCACATGGGCCCTGGGAATTACTCAGCCCAGTATATGAGCGAGGGCCACCTCCAGCAGAAGTGGGAGGACCCAGCCCAGTTAGCACAGTATGAGCAGGAGATGGTGGGGCGTATGGAGGCTAGTGGTACCCCTGCACCTGGCTCCTCACAGTACATGGATCAGAACATGCTGGGCCACTCCCAGGCCCAGTGCCACCAGCCCTCCACCCCTTCCTATACCAGCCCCCACCACCAGCCCCACCCGCCTAACCCTGCCCCCTCTCCTCTCATGTATCCTCAGAGTCACCTGCACTACCCCCAGCATTCACCCTCTCCTTCACCATACATGGAAAAGTGCAGCCCTATGCCCCACTGTTATAAAGGTTACAACATGCCCCCCAATTCCCAGTACAGCAGACAAATGAGCAGCCACAGCAATCTGAAGCAAGGTGCTTACAGGTCGACCCAGAACAGTTACGGCTACCAGCAGCCTCCCTCCAGAGGTTATGAGCAGCAACCCCCTTTACAGACCATGACCAACCAGGAGCCTCACCCTAAATACCAACACTACAGCCAACCCCAACAAAACTACTGTCTCTCAGAGCTGTCCGTCAGATCACCAGAACAGTATTATCAAACTTGTAGCCCCTCCTCAAGCCACTCCCCTGCACGGTCTGTAGGGCGCTCCCCGTCATACAGCTCCACCCCTTCACCACTGATGACTAATCCAGAGTCATTCCAGTATGGTCAACCTCCCATGACCCCTGGGGCAGCCTCCTCTTCGTCATCTTCTTCAGCTGGCATGCAGGACCAAGGCAGTTCCAACACCATGTTGATGCCACCACGCTCACACCCCTCACCCAATGTGCCCCACGCAGCCCCCCACAGCTACACAACCACACCGCAGGTACCCACCATGAAAGAACGCTTCTCAGAGAAGTTGCTGTCAAACCCCAGCTTATGGAGCCTAAATGCCCTCACCTCTCAGGTAGAGAACATCTCCAATAATGTCCAGCAGCTACTGCTTTCAGAGGCCCTGGTGGCCAACAAGAAAGCCAGTAAACGCAGCAGTGGAGGGAGCAACAGCAGTACTGGAAGTGGAGCATCTTCCAAAAAGGGTGAGGAGTACAAAAGTCCTTCTTATCCAGATGGTGGTGGTAGTGTTGGTGGAGGTCCCATGCAGGACCCTTACTCCACCCCGCAGCACCAGCCAATGCCCATGGAACTTCATGAGGGAGGCTACTCCAGCAGCAGCGATGAACAACTGGAGAGGGGCTACTACTACTGTGGCCAGGGCAGGAGTCCAGCACAGGCCcctaacaacacacacatcagcctGGACACAGCCTCTTCATGCTCCATGACATCTCCAGATGATATGTCCACCAGGTCTGGGGACTCAGGTCTTCACAACCTTACCCCTGACCCTATTAGATGTCAGTCAGGGCAAGGAGGAGATGGCATGAGTACTCCAGTGAAGAGCATTGGTGATGAGAGGTCTCCTACAAGCATCACAATCCCCAGTCCTATGAAACAGGAAAGGGACTCCCCTTCAAATATACAGCATATAAATGAACCTGTCAAAGAGAACTTTGAAGAATCAGCCTGGACAGAGAAATCAGCTGACAAAGAGGAggtgacaacagaaaaaactcCTGACCGTGAGAGAGATTCAGACACAACTAAATCTACAGAGAAGTTGGAGAAATGGTCAGATGATGAGAAATGTCCAGCTCTCTACAGCAAAGTAAACAAAGAggtgacagaaaaaaactattGCTATGGAGAGACAGTGTACCAAGGGGTCCAGAGCAAATATGACCCAGATGCAAGAGACTCAGTTGAACAGTCCCCGGCAGCTCTCTCTGACTCCAGCCATAAGGAACACTTTGGCCAAGAGATGAAATCGGACGCATTCAAATCTGAGTCTCCAACTGCTTCTGAGAGCTCAGTGAAAACACTGCCTTTCATTTCTAGGGGTGACCTTGAACAGGATCGATATTCCACGGAGAAGGAGGACAGCTCAGAGAACACCTCTCCAACCCCCCAAGTTGAGGCCTTGGATGAGAGCAACTCagacaagagagagagcagagatgagggtgatgaagaggagggggaggaggaggaaggagaggaggaggctgatgaagaggaagaagaaatacagaaacaacagcaacattgTCTTTCCCCTCCTCTGTCTGCAGAGGTTAGCGAGGAActgggggagggggagaaagtGAGCCAGTCATCGACTGAGGAGCACATGAATAATAGAGATGGGCCAGAGAAGCCTTCTGGAGATCTCTGCAGCAGAACAGAGAGTCAGAGTGCTGAGCTCCATACTGATAATGAGTTTGCAGGAGCACCTGCTCATCCaaatacagcagcagcaacagcagcagcagatgcttCTGCAAGGGAGTCAGCCATTGGTGACACTGCTCCTCAGCCTCAGTCTGCTATGCCAGTCTTCTCAGCTCTCAATGACAAGGCAACACCTCCAGCACAGGCCAGGGATCATATTGATCACAGTGATGCTAAAGTGCTGGAGCCAGACTCTCCTCAGCTGCCAGGGAAGTCAATACTTCCCTCAGCCCCCTCCTGGGCAGACACTCCACCCTCCCCAAAGAAAGGTGATGAGGACATGGAGCCGGGCATCAGCTGCTCCAGTGCTGTGACCCCCTTGGCCAAGCCAGAGCCTGTGGCCCCATCTGCTCAGCCAAGGGCATTTGGACGTAAGCATGCCAGGGGCAGAAGGAGACTCATGCATTCAGGTGTGGGAATCAGGCGACAGCTAAGTTTGGAGAGGGAAGgggaaaaggaagaggaaggagccCCCTTGCCCACACAGAAACCTTGCATGCCTGCAAGCAAAACTGTGCTATTCTCAGATCAAATGGACCTAGCTCATCAGGAATCTATTGTGAGCCAGACTCCCAAAATGCTAACTGATGGTTTTCGTTCGAGAATGTGCACTCGCTCATTCAATGCAGCAGATTTACCACCCAAAGTTGAGCCTCATGTGAAGAGAAAACCAGGCCCAAAACCAGGTTCAAAGCCTGGGCCTAAACCAGGGCCAAAACCTGGACCAAAACCACGGCCAAAACCAGGAGGGAAGCCAGGGCCAAAACCAGGGCCTAAACCAGGCCTAAAGCCTGGGCCAAAGCCTGGGCCAAAACCTGGACCAAAACCAGGACCAAAACCTGTGCCAAATGCACCCGAACTGCCACTGAAAATTGAGACTCCAGTGAAACGAAAACCTGGACCGAAACCAGGTTCAAAGCCAGGTCCAAAACTCGGATCAAAACCTGGACCAAAACCTGGTCCAAAACTAGCTCTAAAGCCAGGTCCAAAACCAGGACCTAAGCCTGGACCCAAGCCTGCAGATGCTTTGCCCCCCACTGACACTATACCCATCAAGGCCCCGGTGGGTCGTCCCAAAGGCTCAATTTCCAAAGCAAAGCTGGTACAACAGGAAGAAACCATTCAACCTTTGACAGTACTGCAAAGCAGGGGCAGGAAGAGTGTAAAAGCTACAGTATCACAAATAAACCACGATGTAAAACCAGTAAAccaggaggaaaaacaagcaaatcatGAGGGAAAAGCACCAGAGAATGAAGGGAAGAACATGGTCTTAAGATCTAGAAAACCGTCACAGGAAAAactgttaaaagaaaaagaaaagataataGAGGAAGATATTCTACCCtcaatactcacacacacagaaattaaaCCTAGTgatgaggaaaaagaggagcCTGTAACTGTGGAACAAACTCTAACTCCAATTCCTAATGTAGTTGGAAACATAGATGTTCCAGCAGACCCACCTGCACCACTTGCCTCACAAGTCCCAactgaagaaactgaagaaaagacATTACTTCCTCTAAAACGAAAACCTAGTCCAGAGCCTTCTGCAATGCcagtaaagaagaagagaggtcCAAAGCCCAAACCAAAACCCTTACCACCTCAACCCCCCCTGCTGGAACAGGTTGTCTATACACCTAAAGAGAAGGGTGTCCGGGGCCCTAAAAGAAAGCGAGGGCCACCCAAGAAGGCGTCTGAGGTCACTCCCCCACCGAAACACACTCCCTCCAACATCAGTGAAACTGACATCACTAGTGATGTGCCTGTAGTGCCTCCTCAATGCCCCACTAAAACAAAAGTTCTCCCACCACGCAAAGGAAGAGGACAGAAATATGAGGCCATGGTGcagaaaattacatctcctAGCTCAAAGAAACACCTCCCAACTCCCCAGGTAGAGAGCAATCTAAATGATGATGTGACAACCAAGGCTTTGTCTCAACATGTCTTAAAGGAAGGTGAGATGTCTATGATCGTAAATAGCACTGAGATGATAGAGGGAGAGGTAAAAAGCACAGAGTCTAGAcaagaaggagggaaaaaacatGAAGGGGCAGTGAGAAAAGAGGAGgtgaaacaagacagagaaaagcatgAGGTGAGTCAAAAGGCATTAACGCCAGAGGAGGTGAGACAAGGGGTAGTAGAAGAGGTTGTAAATAAGGAGGAGACTAGAAAGGAAAACATTAAACCAGGTACACAGCAGGATGTTGGAGCTGACAAAGTTCGGAGCTCAATGGAGGCCCCGATAGAAGTTGGGGCTCCAGGAGAATGGACACAACAGACTGCAGCAGGTGTATCTACTGTTGTCACTAAGTCCAACAGAACTAAAAGGAAGAGATGGGCCATGGTGGAGAGTACAGATGCTTCAGTTGTAGCTTTGGAAGCAGGGAGCCTAATAGTTACAACACCAAGGCTAGCCAAGCAGAGGGCCATCAAAAACAACCATGAGATGCACctaaaacagaggaggaagaagagaaaaggacAAGCCCCTCtagaagaaacagagacagtgaaggagacacattttgaaactgcagaacaacaacagGAGAAGGTAGAAGAGATGATAACCCCCACAGAGTCCACAGTACCCCTGCCAATCAGCACAGATGATATCACAGAAGCCCCCCAGGTTACCAGCACAGAGTTCATCCAGAAATCTAGGAGAGGCAGAAAACCATCAGCAAATCCAACCAAGAGGAAACGTGGAAAAGCTTTATTAGAGCAGGTTCCTGGCAAGCCAATGAAGGTCCACAAAAAGCCTGGGCCAAAACCTGGAATGAAGGACGCCATTGAGGTAATTGAGGCAGTAGTAAGGGCTGCAGGATGTGAACAGgctgaaaaagaggagagagaaagagaagcaagagaaagtgaaaataaggaaaaacagagTGCATGTATTGTGGGTCCTGTAGttacaataacagaaaaacgGACTGAGATGATTTCTGTGAAAAGAATCAGACGCAAACCAGTCCAACAAAATTCGAAACTGTCTTTCTGTCCGTATGTGCGGATTAACAACTCTAGAGACTTTTCCTCTTGGTGTGCCATAGTCAACAGGCCTGAGGATGCAGTAATATTTCAAAGACGAAGAAAAAAGGGCATCCTCAGAATGAAGAATCCTTTCACAGTTGCAAAGGTAGTGCCACACGCTGCTGCCATGCTACAGGGACCCTTGGTGAATAAAAATCTAATTGATAGGTGTCTTACATGTTCCCTGTGTGGAAAGCCATCAAATTACAGAGACCTAGGTGATTTGTGCGGACCCTACTACACAGAGGACGGTGTTCCACGGAAAATTTTGACGATCGAGCACACAGAATCCCTCAGGGAAGTCCAGAAGAAGACCAATGATAACAACAGTAGCAGCAGTGAAGAACCAGGCAGCTCCTCAAAGAATGAGGGTGAGGGCAGCATAGAAAAGGAGGGCAACACAGAGGTATCCACTCAAGAGGGCAGCAGTAGTAGGCACCATCATTGGAGATACCGACGGgcagaaagaacagaaagaatGGGTCGGGAGGGTGGTCCACGAAGATTAACTCTCCGAGAGAGGTTCAGGAGGATGAAGCAGCTCCAGGCCATTAGCACAGGGGCTTCAAGTGACCAAGAGGGCAGTGGCAGCATGCTCCAACGGCTACAAGTGGAGGCAGAGTCTAAGGAGCACTGGGCCCATGAAAACTGTGCCATCTGGACCAAGGGGGTAATTATGGTAGCTGGGAGGCTATACGGACTGAAGGAAGCTGCCAACAACTCAGCCCAAATG AGCTGCTACAAGTGCCAGAGTGTAGGGGCGtccctcagctgctgttggaGAGGCTGCTCTCATAAATACCACTATGTCTGCGCCAAAGAGATAG GCTGCACATTCCACGAGGATGACTTCTCCATCAAATGTCCCAGACATGAG GATCTGTAA